In Helianthus annuus cultivar XRQ/B chromosome 9, HanXRQr2.0-SUNRISE, whole genome shotgun sequence, the following are encoded in one genomic region:
- the LOC110879875 gene encoding E3 ubiquitin-protein ligase AIRP2, with protein sequence MMDNYYYHQLASCPSYIDSLKVLEVDIQFANMLAASIPRDKSGAFIRMEMGYSDMAYILSFLLQWINSPCSCLLQTCLNFCYVVVHKVSPDERPKLTSRGRKASIREFYDVILPSLKRLRTNPLELDINEDDPESFGTYPMKKAEKKTKSSELDMEREDECGICLEPCTKMVLPDCCHAMCINCYHDWNVRSVSCPFCRGSLKRVNSGDLWVLPCRGDVVDQKTVSKEDKKRFYNYINKLPKDIPDALFLVYNDYLI encoded by the exons ATGATGGATAACTATTATTATCATCAGCTTGCATCGTGTCCTTCTTATATCGATTCACTAAAGGTTCTTGAAGTTGATATACAGTTTGCTAATATGCT GGCTGCGTCTATACCAAGGGATAAAAGTGGTGCTTTCATCCGTATGGAGATGGGTTACAGTGACATGGCATATATCTTATCGTTTTTACTGCAGTGGATAAATTCCCCATGTTCATGTTTGCTTCAAACCTGCTTAAATTTCTGCTATGTGGTTGTACACAAG GTATCGCCAGATGAAAGGCCAAAGCTTACTTCACGTGGTAGGAAGGCATCCATTAGAGAGTTCTACG ATGTGATACTACCATCTCTCAAGCGTCTGCGCACAAACCCGTTAGAGCTCGATATCAATGAAGACGATCCTGAATCTTTTGGCACATATCCCATGAAGAAAGCTGAAAAAAAGACAAAAAGTTCAGAACTTGATATGGAAAGAGAAGATGAATGTGGTATCTGTTTAGAGCCCTGCACCAAGATGGTGCTACCTGATTGTTGTCATGCAATGTGCATCAATTGCTACCATGACTG GAACGTGAGGTCGGTTTCCTGTCCTTTCTGTCGCGGCAGCTTGAAGAGAGTCAACTCCGGTGATTTATGGGTTCTACCGTGTAGAGGAGATGTGGTTGACCAAAAAACGGTGTCAAAGGAGGACAAGAAACGCTTCTACAATTACATAAACAAGCTTCCTAAAGACATCCCTGATGCTCTATTCTTAGTATACAATGACTACTTAATTTAA